A single Rhopalosiphum padi isolate XX-2018 chromosome 4, ASM2088224v1, whole genome shotgun sequence DNA region contains:
- the LOC132930803 gene encoding exosome component 10 isoform X2, with translation MSDFKTVIEGTRASNSLPNGVNWNFYNSYPKFKKAVSSRQNHVLKLISALLKNQKIPGNIRDKDEDHQFELIEEGNDTILDRVTHNIDTLNGSFKNVGVSVTPKAFVSESTDSTQAVNKKRILVHGRNIERPQIKFKIKVDNRPVPFKPLLTSKPNSKTPLDLCLETNEDGIMFYKHPYQLELEEFKVSAEHLKVSKVVKPASLEDTKFVEVYTEEQLNSMISDLENVTELAIDLEAHSYRTYQGFTCLMQISTRNADYIIDTLHLRDKLHVLNEIFTNPDVVKVFHGADSDIPWLQRDLGLYVVNMFDTYQAAKILNFSRKGLDFLLKHYCNVDADKAFQLYDWRTRPLSTEAIFYARSDTHYLLYVYDMIKKDLMAMSTNQCNYIELVFQRSADVCKTRYEVNILGDDSHLSMYKRSKKMFDIQQMYALKHIYAWRDKLARELDESPGYILPNHMLLKISEMLPKESFGILACCSPIPPLVRQCLHEIHYIIKKAREQTFENTEKLSEDKSFTQDVVKHIDVDMISLHDYSKSKENAEDSLPTLLNDLNKLVDDEIEIVYFTPKEITIFQEINKKSRKHIGLTNIVYKQPYELYLKTIKYNNVLKKSLEIKEKISENNEPMNVSIPMECPDKLYLTTQVKEIKKEIIDHTNVKKNIQSTIIREITIENQSSSTSSASQNSTNNSRQNNFKPHKYEHTDFAKFHNQSKEVMLISKRLQKKKNKIKKNKKPKRLQKTV, from the exons atg AGTgattttaaaacagttattgAAGGCACTCGAGCTTCTAACAGTTTGCCAAATGGAGTGAACtggaatttttataatagttaccctaaatttaaaaaagctgTTTCATCACGTCAAAATCATGTTCTCAAgtt AATATCTGCattattgaaaaatcaaaaaatcccTGGTAATATTCGAGATAAAGATGAAGATCATCAATTTGAACTTATTGAGGAAGGAAATGACACAATCTTAGACCGAGTG actcaCAATATTGATACATTAAATGGGTCTTTCAAGAATGTGGGTGTATCTGTCACTCCTAAAGCTTTTGTATCAGAATCTACTGATAGTACACAAGcagtaaacaaaaaaagaatattagtACATGGACGTAATATTGAAAGaccacaaataaaatttaagatcAAAGTCGATAATAGACCAGTTCCGTTTAAACCTCTTCTTACTAGTAAACCAAACAGTAAAACACCATTAGATTTATGTTTGGAAACGAATGAAGACGGAATCATGTT TTACAAACATCCATATCAATTAGAATTAGAAGAATTTAAGGTTTCAGCTGAACACTTAAAAGTTTCAAAAGTTGTCAAGCCTGCATCACTAGAAGACACAAAATTTGTCGAAGTATATACTGAAGAACaattgaattcaatgatttCTGATTTAGAAAACGTCACAGAATTGGCTATTGATTTAGAA gCGCATAGTTATCGAACATATCAGGGATTTACATGTTTAATGCAAATATCTACTAGAAATgcagattatattatagatacattaCATCTTCGTGACAAATTGCACGTACTCaatgaaatatttactaatCCTGATGTAGTTAAG GTATTTCATGGAGCGGATAGTGATATTCCATGGCTGCAAAGAGATCTGGGTCTATATGTTGTAAATATGTTCGATACATATCAAGCTGCCAAAATATTGAACTTTTCTAGAAAAGGGTTAGATTTCTTactaaaacattattgtaatgtaGATGCTGACAAAGCATTTCAACTGTATGATTGGAGAACAAG GCCATTATCGACTGAAGCCATATTTTATGCTCGTTCTGATACTCACTATTTACTCTATGTGTATGATATGATCAAAAAAGATTTAATGGCGATGTCTACTAATCAGTGCAACTATATTGAATTAGTATTTCAACGAAGTGCTGATGTGTGCAAAACG AGGTATGAAGTGAATATTTTAGGCGATGACAGTCACTTAAGTATGTATAAACggagtaaaaaaatgtttgacatCCAACAAATGTATGCACTAAAACATATATATGCTTGGAGAGATAAATTAGCCAGAGAATTAGATGAAAGTCCAGG atACATTTTACCAAATCATATGTTGCTTAAAATATCAGAAATGTTACCCAAAGAATCATTTGGCATACTGGCTTGTTGTTCGCCAATACCGCCATTGGTTCGACAATGTCTTCATGAAATccattacataattaaaaaagcaAGAGAACaaacttttgaaaat ACCGAGAAATTGAGTGAAGATAAAAGCTTTACACAAGATGTGGTCAAACATATAGATGTTGACATGATTAGCTTACATGATTATTCTAAATCAAAAGAAAATGCAGAAGACtcattacctacattattaaatgatttaaataaattagttgatgacgaaattgaaattgtttattttacaccAAAGGAAATTACTATATTCCaa gaaataaacaaaaaatcaagAAAGCATATTGGTTtaacaaatattgtttataaacagccatatgaattgtatttgaaaacaattaagtataataatgttcttAAGAAGTCATTAGAGATAAAAGAGAAAATAAGCGAAAACAATGAACCAATGAATGTTAGTATCCCGATGGAATGTCCGGACAAACTTTATTTAACAACTCAA gttaaagaaattaaaaaagaaattattgaccacacaaatgtaaaaaaaaacattcaaagcACAATTATAAGAGAGATAACAATCGAAAATCAAAGTTCTAGTACGAGTTCAGCTTCCCAAAACTCAACTAATAATTCaagacaaaacaattttaaacctCATAAGTATGAACACACAGATTTTGCCAAATTCCACAATCAATCAAAAGAGGTTATGTTAATTTCTAAACGATTGCAAAAG aaaaagaacaaaataaagaaaaataaaaagccAAAAAGATTGCAAAAAACTGTATAA
- the LOC132930805 gene encoding 4-hydroxybutyrate coenzyme A transferase has protein sequence MSVSAVNRIGLRAKIWNSLTGRVGPKTYFTYTPQVSQVLDREPKWVSADEAVQCIKSDDTVFVSGAATTPIEILRSMTDHGKQKQLKNIRVCSIHTEFESPYSSPECEGIFRPMAFFISSNMRKCINEGRGDAVPIFLHDIPYVFERNVIPVDVSIISVSPPDHHGFCSLGTSVDCIRSALGKSKVIIAQVNNCIPRTFGEAIIHQSHIDYAVRCDRELPAHEHKDPNPTETAIGKHIADNLVEDGATLQMGIGAIPDATLTCLKGHKDLGIHSEMFSLGVIDLVKSGVITNHNKTFDKGLIVTSFLMGNKKLYDFVDNNPLICMRQVSYTNNVHIISQQPKMTAINSCIEVDLTGQIVSGSIGYRLYSGYGGQVDFIRGAAEGFDGKGKPIIALGSVNPKTKDARGLPSSKIVPKIQEGATVVTTSAHAHYIVTEFGVASLFGKSLRQRAHALINIAHPDHREWLEKEAFNRLKVMPSA, from the exons ATGTCGGTTTCGGCCGTTAACAGGATTGGCCTCAGGGCCAAGATATGGAATTCACTGACAGGACGGGTTGGTCCCAAGACCTATTTCACCTATACGCCTCAAGTGTCGCAGGTGTTGGATCGAGAACCGAAGTGGGTGTCTGCCGACGAAGCCGTCCAGTGTATCAAGTCTG atgATACAGTTTTTGTGAGTGGTGCTGCTACTACACCAATTGAAATTCTCCGTAGTATGACTGATCATGGAAAAcaaaagcaattaaaaaatatacgcgTATGTAGCATTCACACTGAATTTGAGTCACCTTATTCATCTCCAGAATGTGAAG gaatattTCGACCAATGGCTTTTTTTATTAGTTCCAATATGAGGAAGTGTATAAATGAAGGTCGTGGTGATGCTGTGCCAATATTTTTACATGATATACCCTATGTATTTGAACGAAATGTTATACCAGTAGATGTATCAATTATTTCG GTATCACCCCCTGATCATCATGGTTTTTGCAGTCTTGGTACAAGTGTGGATTGCATTCGTTCAGCTTTAGGAAAATCAAAAGTAATTATTG cacaagtaaataattgtattccaCGCACTTTTGGTGAAGCTATCATTCATCAATCACATATTGATTATGCCGTCAGATGTGATCGTGAGTTACCAGCTCACGAACACAAAGATCCAAATCCTACCGAAACAGCTATTGGCAAACATATTGCTGATAATCTTGTTGAAGATGGTGCCACATTACAAATGGGTATTGGTGCAATTCCAGATGCCACTCTCACCTGCCTTAAAGGTCATAAGGATTTAGGAATCCATTCAGAAATGTTCAGTCTTGGAGTTATTGATCTAGTAAAGTCAGGAGTTATAACCaatcataataaaacatttgacaAAGGATTGATTGTAACAAGTTTCTTAATGGGCAACAAGAAGTTGTATGATTTTGTTGATAACAATccattaatat gtATGAGGCAAGTGTCATATAccaataatgtacatataatatctcAACAACCTAAAATGACCGCAATTAATTCCTGTATTGAAGTAGACTTGACTGGACAAATTGTGTCTGGATCTATTGGATATAGATTATACTcgg ggtATGGCGGTCAAGTAGATTTCATTAGAGGAGCCGCTGAAGGTTTCGACGGTAAGGGTAAGCCTATTATTGCCCTAGGTTCTGTGAATCCAAAAACTAAAGACGCCAGAGGTTTACCCAGTAGTAAAATTGTGCCAAAAATTCAAGAag gaGCTACGGTTGTTACTACTAGTGCACATGCCCATTATATTGTAACTGAGTTTGGTGTTGCCTCATTATTTGGAAAGAGTTTGAGACAACGAGCACATGCCTTGATAAATATAGCCCATCCTGACCATAGAGAATGGTTAGAAAAAGAAGCATTTAACCGTTTAAAAGTTATGCCAAgtgcataa
- the LOC132930803 gene encoding exosome component 10 isoform X1, producing MSDFKTVIEGTRASNSLPNGVNWNFYNSYPKFKKAVSSRQNHVLKLISALLKNQKIPGNIRDKDEDHQFELIEEGNDTILDRVTHNIDTLNGSFKNVGVSVTPKAFVSESTDSTQAVNKKRILVHGRNIERPQIKFKIKVDNRPVPFKPLLTSKPNSKTPLDLCLETNEDGIMFYKHPYQLELEEFKVSAEHLKVSKVVKPASLEDTKFVEVYTEEQLNSMISDLENVTELAIDLEAHSYRTYQGFTCLMQISTRNADYIIDTLHLRDKLHVLNEIFTNPDVVKVFHGADSDIPWLQRDLGLYVVNMFDTYQAAKILNFSRKGLDFLLKHYCNVDADKAFQLYDWRTRPLSTEAIFYARSDTHYLLYVYDMIKKDLMAMSTNQCNYIELVFQRSADVCKTRYEVNILGDDSHLSMYKRSKKMFDIQQMYALKHIYAWRDKLARELDESPGYILPNHMLLKISEMLPKESFGILACCSPIPPLVRQCLHEIHYIIKKAREQTFENQTEKLSEDKSFTQDVVKHIDVDMISLHDYSKSKENAEDSLPTLLNDLNKLVDDEIEIVYFTPKEITIFQEINKKSRKHIGLTNIVYKQPYELYLKTIKYNNVLKKSLEIKEKISENNEPMNVSIPMECPDKLYLTTQVKEIKKEIIDHTNVKKNIQSTIIREITIENQSSSTSSASQNSTNNSRQNNFKPHKYEHTDFAKFHNQSKEVMLISKRLQKKKNKIKKNKKPKRLQKTV from the exons atg AGTgattttaaaacagttattgAAGGCACTCGAGCTTCTAACAGTTTGCCAAATGGAGTGAACtggaatttttataatagttaccctaaatttaaaaaagctgTTTCATCACGTCAAAATCATGTTCTCAAgtt AATATCTGCattattgaaaaatcaaaaaatcccTGGTAATATTCGAGATAAAGATGAAGATCATCAATTTGAACTTATTGAGGAAGGAAATGACACAATCTTAGACCGAGTG actcaCAATATTGATACATTAAATGGGTCTTTCAAGAATGTGGGTGTATCTGTCACTCCTAAAGCTTTTGTATCAGAATCTACTGATAGTACACAAGcagtaaacaaaaaaagaatattagtACATGGACGTAATATTGAAAGaccacaaataaaatttaagatcAAAGTCGATAATAGACCAGTTCCGTTTAAACCTCTTCTTACTAGTAAACCAAACAGTAAAACACCATTAGATTTATGTTTGGAAACGAATGAAGACGGAATCATGTT TTACAAACATCCATATCAATTAGAATTAGAAGAATTTAAGGTTTCAGCTGAACACTTAAAAGTTTCAAAAGTTGTCAAGCCTGCATCACTAGAAGACACAAAATTTGTCGAAGTATATACTGAAGAACaattgaattcaatgatttCTGATTTAGAAAACGTCACAGAATTGGCTATTGATTTAGAA gCGCATAGTTATCGAACATATCAGGGATTTACATGTTTAATGCAAATATCTACTAGAAATgcagattatattatagatacattaCATCTTCGTGACAAATTGCACGTACTCaatgaaatatttactaatCCTGATGTAGTTAAG GTATTTCATGGAGCGGATAGTGATATTCCATGGCTGCAAAGAGATCTGGGTCTATATGTTGTAAATATGTTCGATACATATCAAGCTGCCAAAATATTGAACTTTTCTAGAAAAGGGTTAGATTTCTTactaaaacattattgtaatgtaGATGCTGACAAAGCATTTCAACTGTATGATTGGAGAACAAG GCCATTATCGACTGAAGCCATATTTTATGCTCGTTCTGATACTCACTATTTACTCTATGTGTATGATATGATCAAAAAAGATTTAATGGCGATGTCTACTAATCAGTGCAACTATATTGAATTAGTATTTCAACGAAGTGCTGATGTGTGCAAAACG AGGTATGAAGTGAATATTTTAGGCGATGACAGTCACTTAAGTATGTATAAACggagtaaaaaaatgtttgacatCCAACAAATGTATGCACTAAAACATATATATGCTTGGAGAGATAAATTAGCCAGAGAATTAGATGAAAGTCCAGG atACATTTTACCAAATCATATGTTGCTTAAAATATCAGAAATGTTACCCAAAGAATCATTTGGCATACTGGCTTGTTGTTCGCCAATACCGCCATTGGTTCGACAATGTCTTCATGAAATccattacataattaaaaaagcaAGAGAACaaacttttgaaaat cagACCGAGAAATTGAGTGAAGATAAAAGCTTTACACAAGATGTGGTCAAACATATAGATGTTGACATGATTAGCTTACATGATTATTCTAAATCAAAAGAAAATGCAGAAGACtcattacctacattattaaatgatttaaataaattagttgatgacgaaattgaaattgtttattttacaccAAAGGAAATTACTATATTCCaa gaaataaacaaaaaatcaagAAAGCATATTGGTTtaacaaatattgtttataaacagccatatgaattgtatttgaaaacaattaagtataataatgttcttAAGAAGTCATTAGAGATAAAAGAGAAAATAAGCGAAAACAATGAACCAATGAATGTTAGTATCCCGATGGAATGTCCGGACAAACTTTATTTAACAACTCAA gttaaagaaattaaaaaagaaattattgaccacacaaatgtaaaaaaaaacattcaaagcACAATTATAAGAGAGATAACAATCGAAAATCAAAGTTCTAGTACGAGTTCAGCTTCCCAAAACTCAACTAATAATTCaagacaaaacaattttaaacctCATAAGTATGAACACACAGATTTTGCCAAATTCCACAATCAATCAAAAGAGGTTATGTTAATTTCTAAACGATTGCAAAAG aaaaagaacaaaataaagaaaaataaaaagccAAAAAGATTGCAAAAAACTGTATAA